CCTCGTCTTCGAGGCGTCGGCCAATACAGCACGCAATCGGCCACGGAGCGCGAGACAGGCCGCGAGCAGGACCGTCGGAACGGCGACTGTTTCCGGGACAGCTGTGCCTTTCAGCTGTGCGACGTCGACGCTGACTGCGAGCTGAGCGGCGATACTGGTGAAGACACCCCTGTCCTCGGCGAACGCGAGATACCAACCCGGCGAGATGGTTCGCTCGAAAGAATCGCCGTACGTTCCATCCAACGCGATCGCTGTCTCGTTGAGTCGATGCTTCGCAGGTGCCCGGGCGAGTGTGTCTCCCACGGGACCGGTGATGACAAGCCGGTCAGCATTGACAGCGTACCAGCGACTGCCCTCACCCTGTGAGTGGAAATAATCGGCGACCAGGACGCCGCCGAGACTCCGATGTCCCATCCGCGGAACGTCGTAGGTCACGACGACAGCGTTGGCGCTCGTGTTTACCGACAGATTCCGCGGTTGGGCCTCGCCACGGTGACCGTGAAGTGCATTCTCGGCCGCCGACCACACGGCCGACCGGCTGACGTTCGCGTTCGCGCGCGGATCGAGTGTGACGGTCCAGTGTCCGTCCCCGTCCTCGTCGAGTTGGATCGTGACTGTTGAGGACTCGACGTCGCTGCCCGCGATCACGTCGTCGGTGCAGACGTCACAGAGCGGCTGGGGTGGTGGCCGTGGGGCAGCGACGAGCGTGATCGTCGCCAACAGGACAACCAGGAGGGTACCCACAGCCACGAGCCGGCCACGACGGGGATACATACGGAATAGAGGATAGCACGTTGGGAAAACCCTGCTGGTCGACTTGTTGTCTCAGCAGACACACGGCAGATTCATCAGGTCGGCCCTGAAACCGCGACTATGGTCAACGATGAGGGTCGTCACCTCGTCGCCGTCCTCGTCGCGGGCGGCATCGTCCTGACGTTCGCCTACAGCCTCTTCGTCGCGGGGATGCCACTGCTCTGGCTGA
The sequence above is drawn from the Halorhabdus sp. CBA1104 genome and encodes:
- a CDS encoding glycerol ABC transporter substrate-binding protein, yielding MVNDEGRHLVAVLVAGGIVLTFAYSLFVAGMPLLWLNLVSVLLVFYLLWRFVRAHERIADALEQRE